One part of the Bacteroidota bacterium genome encodes these proteins:
- a CDS encoding YncE family protein, with translation MHLLIRRFLFSTFFCGCLVRIIVAQPVLPKVLDTISVGGSGGMDYITCDPASHRLYLSHATRVDVVDYLTKARVGFIPNTQGVHGIALAQEFGGGYTSNGKDNSVTVFDLSNLSIIATIDVQGKKPDGILYEPVTKRVFTFNGGSDNCTAIDAATMKVVGTLALGGGPEAPVADGKGDIYVNVEDANEVVRFDAAALTIRARWPLAPAQTPTGISMDRTNRLLFIGGRNQIFVACSADNGKVLANFPIGQGVDGTAFDDATGSIYVSNKDGSLDVFHEENPSKFTAVGKVQTSPGAKTLALDLQSHRVFLPAARQSDGVGGMKGEMMVLVVGVK, from the coding sequence ATGCATTTGCTTATCAGGCGTTTTCTTTTTTCAACGTTTTTCTGCGGCTGTCTTGTTCGGATCATTGTTGCCCAGCCCGTCCTGCCAAAAGTTCTCGACACCATTTCGGTTGGAGGTTCCGGCGGAATGGACTACATCACATGCGACCCGGCGTCTCATAGACTGTATCTCTCGCATGCCACGCGCGTCGACGTTGTTGATTACCTGACGAAAGCGCGCGTTGGATTCATCCCCAATACGCAGGGAGTTCATGGAATTGCCCTGGCACAAGAATTCGGCGGGGGATATACCAGCAATGGAAAGGATAATTCCGTCACCGTCTTTGATCTTTCGAACTTATCGATTATAGCAACAATTGACGTGCAGGGAAAAAAGCCGGACGGGATACTTTATGAACCAGTCACAAAGCGAGTGTTTACTTTCAATGGCGGCAGCGATAACTGCACTGCTATTGATGCAGCGACGATGAAAGTTGTCGGCACGCTTGCGCTGGGCGGAGGGCCGGAAGCTCCGGTCGCGGATGGCAAAGGGGATATTTACGTCAACGTCGAAGATGCAAACGAAGTTGTTCGTTTTGACGCTGCGGCGCTGACTATTCGCGCTCGATGGCCGCTTGCTCCGGCACAGACGCCGACCGGAATTTCGATGGACCGCACGAACCGCCTTCTTTTTATCGGCGGACGTAATCAAATATTTGTAGCCTGCAGCGCCGATAACGGGAAGGTGCTGGCAAACTTTCCGATCGGTCAGGGAGTGGACGGAACGGCATTTGATGATGCGACCGGATCGATCTACGTTTCAAACAAAGACGGCTCGCTCGACGTTTTCCACGAAGAGAATCCGTCGAAATTCACCGCTGTGGGTAAGGTCCAGACCTCCCCGGGAGCAAAGACGCTCGCCCTCGACTTGCAATCACACAGAGTGTTTCTTCCTGCGGCTCGCCAATCAGACGGAGTCGGCGGGATGAAAGGGGAAATGATGGTCCTGGTGGTCGGGGTGAAGTAA